The following coding sequences are from one Formosa haliotis window:
- a CDS encoding SCO family protein gives MKRYIILCSLICFGLISCKNETKNSTQETSEVVKSKADSDVISEMSIYNLPSKWTNQNGEAIHLKDLKGDVLVMVMIYTTCKAACPRLVADMRNIEKRLPEDTKNKVKMIFVSIDPETDTPERLKTFAKENFMDEDPWIFLRSTEENTREFAAVLAVKYKEISPMDFSHSNIISVFNEAGELVFQQEGLGVNSDETIENIEKAVRDM, from the coding sequence ATGAAAAGGTATATAATACTATGTAGTTTGATTTGTTTCGGACTTATTTCATGTAAAAACGAAACTAAGAATTCTACACAAGAAACCTCAGAAGTAGTGAAATCGAAAGCAGATAGCGATGTAATTTCAGAAATGTCCATTTATAATTTACCTTCAAAGTGGACCAATCAAAATGGAGAGGCTATTCATTTAAAAGATTTGAAGGGGGACGTCTTGGTAATGGTAATGATTTACACCACTTGTAAAGCAGCTTGTCCTAGATTGGTGGCCGATATGCGCAATATAGAAAAACGTTTACCAGAAGACACCAAGAATAAAGTGAAAATGATTTTTGTAAGTATCGATCCAGAAACCGATACGCCTGAACGCTTAAAGACCTTTGCTAAAGAAAACTTTATGGACGAAGATCCGTGGATCTTTTTACGTTCTACCGAAGAAAACACTCGAGAATTTGCTGCTGTACTAGCAGTAAAGTATAAAGAAATATCACCTATGGATTTTTCGCACTCCAATATTATTAGTGTGTTTAATGAAGCTGGTGAATTGGTATTTCAACAAGAAGGTTTAGGGGTGAACTCTGATGAAACTATAGAAAATATAGAAAAAGCGGTTCGAGATATGTAA